From the Candidatus Manganitrophaceae bacterium genome, the window GGATTCTCGACGATGATGAGCGGCCTCTGCGGCGGCGTGGTGCAGACGACCCCGTACATCGGCCATCCCGCCTACAAAGAGATGGGAGGGGGCGCCGGCTATACGCTGGCGACGGCGCTCTTTATCGGATGTGCGGCAATCTTCGGCTTTCTCGGGAATGTGGTCGATCTGCTGCCGGAGGCGGCGGTGGCGCCGATCTTAATTTTCATCGGATTGGAGATCACCGCGCAGGCGTTCGCCGCCACCCCGAAGGAACATTACAAAGCGGTCGCCTTCGCATTTCTCCCGGTCATCGCGGCGTTGATTTTAATTGAATTGAACGGTCTGCTCGGCCACCTCGGGAAACGGGCCGCCGATCTGCAAGGAGAGACGGCGCAGAGCTATCAGGCCCTCCTCTTTCTCTCCAACGGCTTCGTCGTCTCGTCGCTTCTCTGGGGGGGAGGACTCGCCGAGATCATCGACCGGCGGCTCCTCCGTGCCGCCCTCTTCTTCGCCGCCGCCGGCGCGCTCACCCTCTTCGGCGTCATCCACTCGCCGTTCGACGACGGACGGCTCTTCTTTCCCTGGCAGAGCGAGACGACGCGGCCTTATGTGACCGCCGCGGCCTATGGATTGATGGCGGCGTTTCTTTTGGGGATGACCTCGTTTCAAAAGAAAGAAACATAGCGCCGATCCGTGCAGAATCGGCGTCCTCTCCGTCTCGCCGACCTCCTCCAAATTAATCGTTGACTTCCCTTCCGGAACAAGCTTATACAAAAAGGAAAGGCACCAGTCTTCATTTTTAGGAGATCTTTATTTAAATAAGCGCCCCGGTCACAAGAGGGATCTGAGGACCGTTGAACCGTGCAGAGAGGAGAATACCGATGGGTAAAGCGACCGAGATTGTTCAGCAAGCCTACGCGGCGTTTGGCCGGAAGGACTTACCGGCGATGATGAATCTAATTGCCGATGACGTCGATTGGGAGTTCGTCGGCTCGCCCAGTCTGCCTTATGCCGGACGGCGCCGAACCCCCAAAGAGGTCGCCGGCTTTTTCGAGGCGCTGCCGAAGGTGGACGAGATCCATCTTTTTGAGCCGCGCGAATTCATCGAGGCGAACGAGCATGTCACGGTCCTCGGCTGGGAAAAGACGACGGCGCTCGATACCAAAAAAGAATTTGAGAGCGAATGGATCCATCTCTTCTCCGTCAGAAACGGAAAGGTCACCCGCTGGCGCGGCTTCTTCAACACCGCCGCGCGCTATGGGATGTAATTCGGACTGAACGGGTGGTTCGGAAGAGATGTTTAGATCAATCGCTTTGCGCGGGCAGGTGGGTGTGGACGACCGCGGCGAGCGCTTGGATAAAAAGGGGCGAGGCATTGAGCGATTCGGTGCGGCGCAATTCGATTCCCTTCGACCGGGCGGTCTCTTTGTAGAGGATGTCGATATCATAGAGGATTTCGACATGGTCGCAGACGAACCCGACCGGGACGATCAAAAGATTTTTTTCCCCTTTGGCGGCAAGCTCGTTTAACACCTCATCGACCTCCGGTCCCAGCCACTTCCCCGGCGCCATGCCGCGGCTCTGATACGCAAAGCGGCTGTTCACCACGCCGAGCCGCTTCACCACCCCGGCAACCGTTCCCTCCAGCTCTTTCGGATAAGGATCTCCCTCGGAGAGAACCCGCTCCGGCAAGGAGTGGGCGGTAAAAAGAACCGGCACGGTCGACCGGATCGCCTCCGGATAGACGGCGAGCGCCTCCTTCACCTTCTTCGCGAAGGCGTCGAGCAACAGCGGCTGATTGTGCCAGCTCTCGACCGGCGTCACCGGCAGATCGCTCCCGGCATCGTTGAGCGCCGTCTTCAACGCCTGAATGTAGGCGCCGACGCTCAGCTTCGAGTAGTGGGGGGCGAGGCTGACGGCGATGAGATGCCGCGGCGCATCTGCCACGATCTCCTTCACCGACTCTTTGATGAAGGGAGACCAATGCCGCATCCCGATATAGACTTTGAAGCGGAGGGTTTTCTCGTTGAGCGCCGCTTCGAGCGCCGCCGCCTGCTGTTGGGTGATCTCCAACAGGGGAGACTTCCCCCCGATCAGCCGATAGCGCTCCCGGACCAGCGCGACCACCTCGGGGGAAGGGACCCGCTCCTTCATGATGTGCCGGAGGAACGGCTCGACATCGTCGAGAGAATCGGGCCCGCCATGCGCCATCAACAAGACCGCGATCGGATCGGAAGAGCTCTTCTTCAGCCGGTTTCCATTCTCGCCGCTCATCGACTACCCGGTCCCCCCCTCCGTGCGCTCTGCTGATGCACCCGCGCGATCACCGCGTCGACACTCTCGAGCGGCGTCTCCGGAAGAATCCCATGGCCGAGATTGAAGATGTGTCCGGGACGATTCGCCGCGCGGCGGAGGATCGCATCGACCTGGTTTTCGATCTCGGAGATCGGGGCAAAAAGGACGACCGGATCGAGGTTCCCCTGGACCGCCACGTCATAACCGAGCCGCTTCCACCCTTCGTCCAAGTTGACCCGCCAGTCGAGCCCGATCACATCACCCCCCGCCTCTTTTTGCAGCTCCAGCAACGTCGCCGTCCCGGTGCCGAAATGGATCAGCGGCACCCCGGCCCCCTGAAGCGCGGCGAACAGTCCCTTCATGTGGGGGAAGACAAACCGGCGGTAGTCGTCGGGCGAGAGGGCGCCGATCCAGCTGTCAAAAACCTGAAGCGCCTGGGCGCCGGCTTTCACCTGTGCCATGAGATAGTCGGAGAGGACACGGACGAGCTTCGTCATCAAGAGATCCCAGACCTCCGGCGCGCCATACATCATCCGCTTGGTGTCGAGATAGTTGCGCGAATGTCCCCCCTCGATCATGTAGCTCGCGAGGGTGAACGGCGCGCCGGCGAATCCGATCAGCGGCACTTTCAGCTCGCGGCGAACCTGCCGAATCGCCTCCATCACATAGCCGAGGCTCTCTTCGGGCACGACCGGCCGGAGCGCTTCGACCCCTTTTTTATCCTTCACCGGATTGTGGATCGCCGGCCCTTCCCCCTTCACGAATTCGAGCTGCAACCCCATCGGCTCGAGCGGCAGGAGGATGTCGGCAAAAATAATCGAGGCATCGAGGTCGAACCGCTTGATCGGCTGAAGCGTCACCTCGGCGGCGAGCTCCGGCGTCTTGCAGACGGTCAGGAGCGAATGCTTCGCCCGAATCTCGCGAAACTCCTTCATGTAACGGCCGGCCTGTCGCATCAGCCAGATCGGCGTGTAATCGACCGGCTCACGCCGGCAGGCTTTTAGGAATCGATCGTTCGTAGGAACCCCCTTTCGATTGCGGATTGCGGAGTGAAAACAAGGACAAATATTTTATGTCCTAATCTGCAATCCGAAATTTCTTCACACAGGCGGTGGATTTTAACATCCTGGGGAGGAGGTGTCAAACGCTGGAAGCAGCCCTGTTGACGGCGCTTCTAGGGATGGTCGAGGGAGAAGGTCACCGGGATCCGTACCGCGGCGGCGACCGGACTGTCGCCGCGCCGCGCGGGGAGAAAGGTCCACTTTATCACCGCCTCGACCGCCGCCCGGTCAAGATCGACATGCCCGGAGGAGCGCTCGATCACCGCCTGGCCGACCTGGCCGCTCGGGAGGACGGTGACTTTAAGCAGGGCCGTCCCCTCTCTCCCCTCGGCACGCGCCGTCTCGGGATAACGCGGCTTCGGATGGGATCGGCCGTCGGCGCGGGGCAGGATAAAGCGGGGCCCCGCCCCGCCGCCGGTGCCGTCGATCCCGCCCGGGAGCGCGTCGCTGACGGTCGGCTTCAACGGTCCCTCGCCAGGGAAGCCCGGTTCGACCCCCTCCCCTTTTTCAGTCCCCTCTCCCGTCGATCCCCCTTCGGAGCGCTCTCTCCCGGCGACGAGCGTGACGGTTGGTAGCGACTCTAGTGACGCCTGCGCGGCGGTCTCACCGGGTACAGAGGACAGATCCGTTCGAGCGGATGCCGCCGATGTCTCCG encodes:
- a CDS encoding nuclear transport factor 2 family protein; its protein translation is MGKATEIVQQAYAAFGRKDLPAMMNLIADDVDWEFVGSPSLPYAGRRRTPKEVAGFFEALPKVDEIHLFEPREFIEANEHVTVLGWEKTTALDTKKEFESEWIHLFSVRNGKVTRWRGFFNTAARYGM
- a CDS encoding ferrochelatase; protein product: MSGENGNRLKKSSSDPIAVLLMAHGGPDSLDDVEPFLRHIMKERVPSPEVVALVRERYRLIGGKSPLLEITQQQAAALEAALNEKTLRFKVYIGMRHWSPFIKESVKEIVADAPRHLIAVSLAPHYSKLSVGAYIQALKTALNDAGSDLPVTPVESWHNQPLLLDAFAKKVKEALAVYPEAIRSTVPVLFTAHSLPERVLSEGDPYPKELEGTVAGVVKRLGVVNSRFAYQSRGMAPGKWLGPEVDEVLNELAAKGEKNLLIVPVGFVCDHVEILYDIDILYKETARSKGIELRRTESLNASPLFIQALAAVVHTHLPAQSD
- the hemE gene encoding uroporphyrinogen decarboxylase; translated protein: MRNRKGVPTNDRFLKACRREPVDYTPIWLMRQAGRYMKEFREIRAKHSLLTVCKTPELAAEVTLQPIKRFDLDASIIFADILLPLEPMGLQLEFVKGEGPAIHNPVKDKKGVEALRPVVPEESLGYVMEAIRQVRRELKVPLIGFAGAPFTLASYMIEGGHSRNYLDTKRMMYGAPEVWDLLMTKLVRVLSDYLMAQVKAGAQALQVFDSWIGALSPDDYRRFVFPHMKGLFAALQGAGVPLIHFGTGTATLLELQKEAGGDVIGLDWRVNLDEGWKRLGYDVAVQGNLDPVVLFAPISEIENQVDAILRRAANRPGHIFNLGHGILPETPLESVDAVIARVHQQSARRGGPGSR
- a CDS encoding energy transducer TonB encodes the protein MRSARLSVIVSLLFHLLLLAGLFSIAGRSGGGEERFEVELVSFEGLGSVAAATEGNPSGPSHPSVPPVVQKRSQAPAPRLKKTSPPSPSPSTKPANLESAEAVSEPPQPEEKPIPPETSAASARTDLSSVPGETAAQASLESLPTVTLVAGRERSEGGSTGEGTEKGEGVEPGFPGEGPLKPTVSDALPGGIDGTGGGAGPRFILPRADGRSHPKPRYPETARAEGREGTALLKVTVLPSGQVGQAVIERSSGHVDLDRAAVEAVIKWTFLPARRGDSPVAAAVRIPVTFSLDHP